GCCGACGCCGTCCTGTGGCTCTGTTCCGATGGCGCGTCGTTCACGAACGGCGAAGCGTTGACCGTCGACAGCGGATTCACGGCGAAATAACTCCGTCGGCCAAATACGGCTCGCGTTTTTTCGAGTGTTGGTGTCGAACAGCGACTACTGCGCCGAATCGTCGCCGGCGTCACGATAGAGCATGGCCTTCTCTGCGTCGAGCGTGACGACGGTTCCGTCTTCGAGTTCGTCGGGGACTTCGACGTCAGCGATCATCGGGATCCCGTGTTCGCGGGCGAAGACGGCGGCGTGACTCGTCGAACCCGGTTTCATGCCGCGCTCCCCGCCCACGATACCGCGGACGTGCTCGGCGTCGCCGGCCAGTTCGCCGCTGTACTCCGAGACCACTGCGATCGCCCCCTCAGGCACGGTCGAGAGGTCGCCGTCCTCGACGCGGTGGAGTTCGCCCGTGACGAGACCGCCGACGACGGCGTCGCCGCGGACGGTCGTCTCGGCCGCGACGTGGATTTTGAGTATGTTCGAACTATCTATCCCCTCGAGTTCGGTCATCATGCCCGACATGACGACGAGCCTGTCGCCGTCCCTGACGATCCCGGTGTCGAGCGCTGACTCGGCAGCGTTCTGGATGATGGCGTCCGCGCCTTCAGTCGTGCGGGGGATGGTGGTCGGGTGGATGCCCCAGGAGAGGGCGAGTCGCCGTCGGACGCGATCGTTGGGCGTCGAGGCGATGATGGGGACGCAGGGGCGGAACTTGGCCATTTTCAGCGCGGAGTGGCCCGACTCGCTGGCGGCGACAATCGCGGCGGCGTCGACGTCCTCGGCGAGGAAGCGCGCGGCGTGGGCCAGCGCGTCGGCACGGGTCCCTTCTGCTTCGGGAATCCGCTGTTGGCGGACGGTTTCGTACTCCTCGCTGTGTTCGACTTCTTCGACGATGCTGGCCATGGTGTCGACGACGCGAGCGGGGTGGTCGCCGATGGCGGTTTCGCCCGAGAGCATGACCGCGTCGGTGCCGTCGAGGACGGCGTTGGCGACGTCGGAGGCTTCGGCGCGGGTGGGGCGGCGGGCCTCGACCATCGAGTCGAGCATTTCGGTGGCGGTGATGACGGGCACGCCCGCCTCGTTGCACTTGCGGATGATCCGCTTTTGATAGAGTGGAACGACCTCAAGGGGAAGTTCGACGCCGAGGTCGCCGCGGGCGACCATGATGCCGTAGGCTTCGTCGATGATGCTGTCGAGGTTTTGGACGGCGCCGGCGCGTTCGATCTTGGCGACGATGGGGATGTCGGCGCCGAACTCGTTGAGGGTGTCGGCGATTTCGCGGATGTCGGCGCCGTCCCGGACGAACGAGGCGGCGACAAGATCGACTTGTTCTTCGGCGGCGACTTTGAGTTCCTGGCGGTCCTTTTCGGTGACGGTGGGGAGGCCGAGTTCGACGCCGGGGATGTTGACGCCCTTGCGGGCTTGCAGGTCGCCGCCGTTTTCGACGCGGGCGTAGACGTCCGAGCCGTCGACGTCCTCGACGGTGGTTTCGATGCGGCCGTCGTCGAGCAGGACGCGGTCGCCCGGTTCGACGGCGGAGATGTCGAGCGAGAGCCCGACCGCGTCGGGGGTGGCGTCGTCGCCCTGGTAGAAGCGGACGCGGGAATCGGCTGCCAGGTGGATGGGTTCGTCGATGTCGGCGGTCCGGACTTCGGGGCCGGGGATGTCGTGCATGACGGCGACGGGGTGGTCGACCTGCTGGTCGACCTCGCGAACCCGGGCGATGGTCTCCCGGCGTTCCTCGGGCGAGCCGTGGCTGGCGTTGAGTCGGGCGACCGACATGCCGGCCTCTGCGAGGTCTGTGATCCCCGCCAGCGAATCCGAGGCCGGGCCGAGCGTACAGACGATCTTGGCGTTACGCATCGCTGTTCCCCTCCAGGGCTGCCGGAAAGTCGCTGCCGTGTCCGTTGGGCATACTAGACTATCGACGCGCCTGCGACATGAAACCCGCCCGTGATTCTCAGGGGACTACAAGTAGAGTCGAACGACCCGCGTCACGACATGTGGAAGCGAAGATCGACTTGATCCGTTAGATGGTATAGGATGGTATCAAAAGGAAGATTTATGTATTCGGAAGGTATAGAAAGGGATGACAGATGACAGACGAGGACGACGGCTTCCCGTGGCCGCCGACGATGTTTCAGGAGGCGGGCGAGCAGGCGATCGAACAGCAACAGGAGTTCCTTCGCTCG
This window of the Halapricum desulfuricans genome carries:
- the pyk gene encoding pyruvate kinase → MRNAKIVCTLGPASDSLAGITDLAEAGMSVARLNASHGSPEERRETIARVREVDQQVDHPVAVMHDIPGPEVRTADIDEPIHLAADSRVRFYQGDDATPDAVGLSLDISAVEPGDRVLLDDGRIETTVEDVDGSDVYARVENGGDLQARKGVNIPGVELGLPTVTEKDRQELKVAAEEQVDLVAASFVRDGADIREIADTLNEFGADIPIVAKIERAGAVQNLDSIIDEAYGIMVARGDLGVELPLEVVPLYQKRIIRKCNEAGVPVITATEMLDSMVEARRPTRAEASDVANAVLDGTDAVMLSGETAIGDHPARVVDTMASIVEEVEHSEEYETVRQQRIPEAEGTRADALAHAARFLAEDVDAAAIVAASESGHSALKMAKFRPCVPIIASTPNDRVRRRLALSWGIHPTTIPRTTEGADAIIQNAAESALDTGIVRDGDRLVVMSGMMTELEGIDSSNILKIHVAAETTVRGDAVVGGLVTGELHRVEDGDLSTVPEGAIAVVSEYSGELAGDAEHVRGIVGGERGMKPGSTSHAAVFAREHGIPMIADVEVPDELEDGTVVTLDAEKAMLYRDAGDDSAQ